In Temnothorax longispinosus isolate EJ_2023e chromosome 2, Tlon_JGU_v1, whole genome shotgun sequence, one DNA window encodes the following:
- the LOC139808691 gene encoding uncharacterized protein, translating to MNGVIWSKMQKTFVPISSVPIFAMLQQERLKQSRALETHNFQLRNLTLTSFQDPHFLEFYDNDTKVTGLCGELWILLSEKLNFTLQPIRSNETSLGASSKNSTVFEQGLLSIISRNETIAIPKVETYSVRNIAVDFTIPLWMNSHRLYIQHEIIHDSTWMAKVFSWEIWCFILVMCLLLSVSSFWSQIILARIGNNCRRSTISDHIFYTFGMICNQSYIPDVLVGRSRIYEVSLGLFCSILSMAFGALLFLYIAKRINVIPPFNNLESLLTDTSYDVVILKGSIGDIAFKVSPNKPYALVRTAKRVVVASTVEEMFKLACIKGKKKYTALQGEDEYKARGQIGCEVIPVGQSYFKMWVASGIARNFKYKRTIDLG from the exons ATGAACGGCGTGATTTGGAGTAAAATGCAGAAGACTTTTGTACCAATTTCCAGCGTGCCGATATTTGCCATGCTGCAACAAGAACGTCTTAAACAAAGTCGAGCACTGGAAACCCACAATTTCCAATTGCGCAACTTGACTCTAACATCTTTCCAG GATCCGCATTTCCTCGAATTTTACGATAACGATACGAAAGTTACAGGACTTTGCGGTGAATTGTGGATTCTTCTTtctgaaaaattgaattttac ATTACAGCCAATAAGATCAAATGAAACTAGCCTGGGCGCATCATCGAAAAACAGTACCGTTTTTGAGCAAGGATTACTAAGTATAATTTCGCGCAATGAAACTATTGCGATTCCAAAAGTCGAAACTTACAGTGTTCGAAATATAGCTGTTGATTTTACAATACCTTTATGGATGAACAG CCACCGATTATATATTCAACATGAGATAATACACGACAGCACATGGATGGCAAAAGTGTTCTCCTGGGAAATATGGTGCTTTATATTGGTTATGTGTCTATTATTGAGCGTATCCAGTTTTTGGTCACAAATTATTCTCGCACGGATCGGAAATAATTGCAGACGCTCGACCATTAGcgatcatattttttacacttttgGAATGATCTGCAATCAAA GCTATATTCCCGATGTTCTTGTTGGAAGATCAAGAATATATGAAGTATCGCTGGGCCTATTTTGTTCTATATTGTCGATGGCATTTGGAGCTTTGTTATTCCTTTATATAGCAAAAAGGATTAACGTTATACCGCCATTCAATAATCTAGAGTCTCTGCTGACCGATACTTCATATGATGTTGTTATTTTGAAAGGTTCTATTGGAGATATCGCGTTTaag gtAAGCCCTAACAAACCTTATGCACTGGTAAGAACTGCAAAACGCGTCGTCGTTGCATCAACAGTCGAGGAAATGTTTAAATTGGCATGTATAAAAGGTAAAAAGAAGTATACCGCACTCCAAGGTGAAGACGAGTATAAAGCAAGAGGTCAAATTGGATGTGAGGTGATTCCAGTTGGACAATCTTACTTCAAAATGTGGGTAGCTTCCGGCATTGCGAGGAATTTTAAGTACAAAAGGACCATCGACCTCGGGTAA
- the Ror gene encoding tyrosine-protein kinase transmembrane receptor Ror isoform X2: protein MGKWATRNICSARTTRKEYTPMHPEYSMGQPSGDKFSTGMSGTGFIDGMGHGDTLDISVGNGMSTPHISHLASANPFNILSPSPQPTSSQSSTMDFNTNSGLTNGNIQFPPNVNFDEMSSISSVSGRKDNHKGTCEVYIGKTCAQFVGNQSVYIIHPMTQKMLEEKLMKAFQVINFSNELSSNCEGYAKPSLCYSAFPICRDPSNTQKPKNAEASTQLFNLLNSKQDDFLDDGDRDDTDDFSRLHSVPKRSPTLGPIFDFMSNEDGKSSNKKIINQSYGDTRASSRNEINRKLRRICREECEMLENELCRKEYAIAKRHPLIGHQVPLVECSDLPLEGTTEARDCLTLGLSVANNVQENDYCYWGSGKSYRGIVKTSVSGRPCLRWFHHFNLPISDYPELAGRHSYCRNPGGKEIQPWCYVDVNNRMQKEFCNIPKCVENLWIYAVVGFVLTGGFVIILICYCCCYRSRKSRRQMNHLPSNKMLTSIQCDKNIYDGRRSTMQPMEMSSLLAGPGNTTPGTGTLSSGSSRTSNNRIPQFTTNNIVLLQELGEGAFGKVYKGELQTGNKCEPPIYVAVKTLKENATPKTQSDFKREVELMTDLRHPNIICLLGVILKGEPMCMLFEYMTQGDLHEFLICHSPRSDVPLNNSGGKILEQPEFLHIALQIASGMEYLASHHYVHRDLAARNCLVGDNLTVKISDFGLSRDIYSSDYYRVQSKSLLPVRWMPPESILYGKFTTESDVWSFGVVLWEIYSYGLQPYYGYNNQEVIDMIRSRQLLPCPEDCPTMIYSLMIECWHEVANRRPQFPEIHHRLHNWYINQTYLSDFCNESITSYSGSSHKSTNKTNSTQLSAPIYKSDQKTGMETMCNLNDHNNAIKMLPPINTFPNSNCVEQRPNCGFNTEHGTPIKTPNYQNPATNVNLNDIYDDKQCCSPKLSGAKKVLPAVVPQASGPKSNVPCNGPRPMQNGAQLVVRLPDPSKVTTETRVSK from the exons CCCCCATGCATCCGGAATACTCTATGGGACAGCCATCGGGCGACAAATTTTCCACGGGAATGTCCGGTACGGGCTTCATCGATGG CATGGGACATGGTGACACGTTGGACATCTCCGTTGGAAATGGGATGTCTACGCCTCACATCTCTCACTTGGCGTCCGCGAATCCGTTCAATATACTTTCGCCGAGTCCACAGCCAACCAGCTCACAATCCAGCACTATGGATTTCAATACAAACAGCGGCCTTACTAATGGCAATATACAATTCCCTCCTAATGTGAATTTCGACGAGATGTCGAGCATAAGTTCAGTTTCAGGCAGAAAGGACAATCATAAAGGAACTTGCGAG GTGTATATAGGAAAAACCTGTGCACAATTTGTAGGAAATCAATCggtttatattatacatccCATGACACAAAAAATGCTCGAGGAGAAATTAATGAAGGCCTTTCAAGTTATCAATTTCTCCAA CGAGCTCTCGTCAAATTGCGAAGGGTACGCAAAGCCGTCTCTTTGCTATTCCGCCTTTCCAATATGCCGCGACCCATCAAACACTCAGAAACCGAAGAACGCGGAAGCGAGCACGCAACTCTTTAACCTTCTGAATTCCAAGCAAGACGATTTCTTGGACGACGGAGACCGCGACGACACGGATGATTTTTCGAGACTGCATAGCGTTCCCAAACGTAGTCCTACCTTGGGCCCAATTTTCGACTTTATGTCCAATGAAGATGGGAAGTCGAGCAACAAGAAGATAATTAATCAGAGTTACGGCGACACGCGAGCGTCCAGTAGAAACGAGATTAATCGTAAATTACGAAGGATATGCCGCGAGGAATGCGAAATGCTGGAGAATGAGTTGTGCAGGAAGGAATATGCGATAGCGAAGAGGCATCCGTTGATTGGGCATCAAGTGCCTTTAGTTGAATGTTCTGACTTACCACTGGAAGGGACAACTGAGGCTCGTGATTGCTTAACGCTTGGGTTATCCGTAGCAAACAATGTGCAAGAAA ATGATTATTGCTACTGGGGTAGTGGGAAATCCTATCGAGGAATTGTAAAAACGAGCGTCAGTGGAAGGCCGTGTTTACGGTGGTTTCATCACTTCAACCTTCCGATTTCTGATTATCCCGAATTAGCTGGACGTCATTCTTATTGCCGGAATCCTGGGGGCAAAGAAATTCAACCATGGTGTTACGTCGATGTCAATAACAGAATGCAAAAAGAGTTTTGCAATATACCTAAATGTG TTGAGAATTTATGGATTTATGCGGTCGTTGGTTTTGTACTAACGGGAggatttgttattatattaatttgttattgctGCTGCTACAGAAGTAGAAAATCCAGAAGGCAAATGAATCATTTACCATccaataaa atGTTAACTAGTATCCAGTgtgataaaaacatatatgatGGAAGGAGGAGCACGATGCAACCTATGGAAATGAGTTCTCTCTTGGCAGGGCCTGGTAATACGACACCGGGCACTGGCACCTTAAGCAGTGGCAGTAGTAGAACTTCTAATAATAGGATACCGCAATTTACTACAAATAATATCGTGCTCTTGCAAGAACTCGGTGAAGGTGCTTTTg GAAAAGTTTACAAGGGAGAATTGCAAACCGGAAATAAGTGTGAGCCACCCATTTATGTAGCGGTGAAAACACTGAAGGAAAATGCGACTCCCAAGACTCAGAGCGACTTTAAAAGAGAAGTCGAATTGATGACGGATCTACGGCATCCGAATATCATTTGTTTGCTCGGTGTGATATTGAAAGGGGAACCAATGTGTATGCTCTTCGAGTACATGACTCAGGGAGATCTGCATGAGTTTCTAATCTGTCACTCCCCGAGATCGGATGTTCCATTAAATAACAGTGGCGGAAAAATTCTAGAGCAACCGGAATTTTTGCATATTGCTTTACAAATTGCTTCcg GCATGGAATATTTGGCTAGTCATCATTACGTCCATCGCGATTTGGCAGCGAGAAATTGCTTAGTAGGCGATAATTTAACAGTAAAAATCTCAGACTTTGGTCTGTCGCGAGATATATACAGCAGCGACTATTACAGAGTACAATCTAAAAGTTTACTCCCTGTTCGATGGATGCCACCCGAGTCGATTCTGtacggtaaatttactacagagTCGGACGTATGGAGTTTCGGAGTTGTACTCTGGGAGATCTACAGCTACGGTTTGCAG CCATATTACGGATACAACAATCAGGAAGTTATAGACATGATTCGCTCGCGGCAACTATTGCCGTGTCCCGAAGACTGCCCGACGATGATTTACAGTCTGATGATTGAGTGCTGGCACGAGGTGGCGAATCGTAGGCCGCAATTCCCGGAAATTCACCATCGACTGCATAATTGGTACATAAATCAAACCTACTTGAGCGACTTCTGCAACGAATCTATCACCAGTTACTCCGGCAGTAGTCACAAAAGCACAAATAAGACCAATTCGACGCAACTGTCAGCGCCGATATATAAAAGCGATCAAAAAACAGGCATGGAGACCATGTGTAATCTCAACGATCACAATAACGCGATAAAGATGCTACCACCGATAAATACTTTTCCGAATTCTAATTGCGTTGAGCAGAGACCAAATTGCGGTTTTAACACGGAACATGGAACGCCGATAAAGACGCCTAATTATCAGAATCCCGCTACGAACGTCAATCTGAACGATATCTACGATGACAAACAGTGTTGCTCGCCAAAGTTGAGCGGCGCAAAGAAAGTTTTACCTGCGGTAGTACCTCAAGCGAGTGGGCCCAAGTCGAACGTGCCCTGCAACGGTCCGAGACCGATGCAAAACGGCGCGCAATTGGTTGTCAGGTTACCGGATCCCAGTAAAGTTACGACTGAAACGAGGGTATCAAAGTGA
- the Ror gene encoding tyrosine-protein kinase transmembrane receptor Ror isoform X3, with amino-acid sequence MKLLLYLALLQNTCIFVRAVINAGNTTEPSMGHGDTLDISVGNGMSTPHISHLASANPFNILSPSPQPTSSQSSTMDFNTNSGLTNGNIQFPPNVNFDEMSSISSVSGRKDNHKGTCEVYIGKTCAQFVGNQSVYIIHPMTQKMLEEKLMKAFQVINFSNELSSNCEGYAKPSLCYSAFPICRDPSNTQKPKNAEASTQLFNLLNSKQDDFLDDGDRDDTDDFSRLHSVPKRSPTLGPIFDFMSNEDGKSSNKKIINQSYGDTRASSRNEINRKLRRICREECEMLENELCRKEYAIAKRHPLIGHQVPLVECSDLPLEGTTEARDCLTLGLSVANNVQENDYCYWGSGKSYRGIVKTSVSGRPCLRWFHHFNLPISDYPELAGRHSYCRNPGGKEIQPWCYVDVNNRMQKEFCNIPKCVENLWIYAVVGFVLTGGFVIILICYCCCYRSRKSRRQMNHLPSNKMLTSIQCDKNIYDGRRSTMQPMEMSSLLAGPGNTTPGTGTLSSGSSRTSNNRIPQFTTNNIVLLQELGEGAFGKVYKGELQTGNKCEPPIYVAVKTLKENATPKTQSDFKREVELMTDLRHPNIICLLGVILKGEPMCMLFEYMTQGDLHEFLICHSPRSDVPLNNSGGKILEQPEFLHIALQIASGMEYLASHHYVHRDLAARNCLVGDNLTVKISDFGLSRDIYSSDYYRVQSKSLLPVRWMPPESILYGKFTTESDVWSFGVVLWEIYSYGLQPYYGYNNQEVIDMIRSRQLLPCPEDCPTMIYSLMIECWHEVANRRPQFPEIHHRLHNWYINQTYLSDFCNESITSYSGSSHKSTNKTNSTQLSAPIYKSDQKTGMETMCNLNDHNNAIKMLPPINTFPNSNCVEQRPNCGFNTEHGTPIKTPNYQNPATNVNLNDIYDDKQCCSPKLSGAKKVLPAVVPQASGPKSNVPCNGPRPMQNGAQLVVRLPDPSKVTTETRVSK; translated from the exons ATGAAGCTACTCTTGTACCTAGCATTGTTGCAGAATACGTGTATTTTTGTACGAGCCGTAATTAACGCCGGGAACACGACGGAGCCGAG CATGGGACATGGTGACACGTTGGACATCTCCGTTGGAAATGGGATGTCTACGCCTCACATCTCTCACTTGGCGTCCGCGAATCCGTTCAATATACTTTCGCCGAGTCCACAGCCAACCAGCTCACAATCCAGCACTATGGATTTCAATACAAACAGCGGCCTTACTAATGGCAATATACAATTCCCTCCTAATGTGAATTTCGACGAGATGTCGAGCATAAGTTCAGTTTCAGGCAGAAAGGACAATCATAAAGGAACTTGCGAG GTGTATATAGGAAAAACCTGTGCACAATTTGTAGGAAATCAATCggtttatattatacatccCATGACACAAAAAATGCTCGAGGAGAAATTAATGAAGGCCTTTCAAGTTATCAATTTCTCCAA CGAGCTCTCGTCAAATTGCGAAGGGTACGCAAAGCCGTCTCTTTGCTATTCCGCCTTTCCAATATGCCGCGACCCATCAAACACTCAGAAACCGAAGAACGCGGAAGCGAGCACGCAACTCTTTAACCTTCTGAATTCCAAGCAAGACGATTTCTTGGACGACGGAGACCGCGACGACACGGATGATTTTTCGAGACTGCATAGCGTTCCCAAACGTAGTCCTACCTTGGGCCCAATTTTCGACTTTATGTCCAATGAAGATGGGAAGTCGAGCAACAAGAAGATAATTAATCAGAGTTACGGCGACACGCGAGCGTCCAGTAGAAACGAGATTAATCGTAAATTACGAAGGATATGCCGCGAGGAATGCGAAATGCTGGAGAATGAGTTGTGCAGGAAGGAATATGCGATAGCGAAGAGGCATCCGTTGATTGGGCATCAAGTGCCTTTAGTTGAATGTTCTGACTTACCACTGGAAGGGACAACTGAGGCTCGTGATTGCTTAACGCTTGGGTTATCCGTAGCAAACAATGTGCAAGAAA ATGATTATTGCTACTGGGGTAGTGGGAAATCCTATCGAGGAATTGTAAAAACGAGCGTCAGTGGAAGGCCGTGTTTACGGTGGTTTCATCACTTCAACCTTCCGATTTCTGATTATCCCGAATTAGCTGGACGTCATTCTTATTGCCGGAATCCTGGGGGCAAAGAAATTCAACCATGGTGTTACGTCGATGTCAATAACAGAATGCAAAAAGAGTTTTGCAATATACCTAAATGTG TTGAGAATTTATGGATTTATGCGGTCGTTGGTTTTGTACTAACGGGAggatttgttattatattaatttgttattgctGCTGCTACAGAAGTAGAAAATCCAGAAGGCAAATGAATCATTTACCATccaataaa atGTTAACTAGTATCCAGTgtgataaaaacatatatgatGGAAGGAGGAGCACGATGCAACCTATGGAAATGAGTTCTCTCTTGGCAGGGCCTGGTAATACGACACCGGGCACTGGCACCTTAAGCAGTGGCAGTAGTAGAACTTCTAATAATAGGATACCGCAATTTACTACAAATAATATCGTGCTCTTGCAAGAACTCGGTGAAGGTGCTTTTg GAAAAGTTTACAAGGGAGAATTGCAAACCGGAAATAAGTGTGAGCCACCCATTTATGTAGCGGTGAAAACACTGAAGGAAAATGCGACTCCCAAGACTCAGAGCGACTTTAAAAGAGAAGTCGAATTGATGACGGATCTACGGCATCCGAATATCATTTGTTTGCTCGGTGTGATATTGAAAGGGGAACCAATGTGTATGCTCTTCGAGTACATGACTCAGGGAGATCTGCATGAGTTTCTAATCTGTCACTCCCCGAGATCGGATGTTCCATTAAATAACAGTGGCGGAAAAATTCTAGAGCAACCGGAATTTTTGCATATTGCTTTACAAATTGCTTCcg GCATGGAATATTTGGCTAGTCATCATTACGTCCATCGCGATTTGGCAGCGAGAAATTGCTTAGTAGGCGATAATTTAACAGTAAAAATCTCAGACTTTGGTCTGTCGCGAGATATATACAGCAGCGACTATTACAGAGTACAATCTAAAAGTTTACTCCCTGTTCGATGGATGCCACCCGAGTCGATTCTGtacggtaaatttactacagagTCGGACGTATGGAGTTTCGGAGTTGTACTCTGGGAGATCTACAGCTACGGTTTGCAG CCATATTACGGATACAACAATCAGGAAGTTATAGACATGATTCGCTCGCGGCAACTATTGCCGTGTCCCGAAGACTGCCCGACGATGATTTACAGTCTGATGATTGAGTGCTGGCACGAGGTGGCGAATCGTAGGCCGCAATTCCCGGAAATTCACCATCGACTGCATAATTGGTACATAAATCAAACCTACTTGAGCGACTTCTGCAACGAATCTATCACCAGTTACTCCGGCAGTAGTCACAAAAGCACAAATAAGACCAATTCGACGCAACTGTCAGCGCCGATATATAAAAGCGATCAAAAAACAGGCATGGAGACCATGTGTAATCTCAACGATCACAATAACGCGATAAAGATGCTACCACCGATAAATACTTTTCCGAATTCTAATTGCGTTGAGCAGAGACCAAATTGCGGTTTTAACACGGAACATGGAACGCCGATAAAGACGCCTAATTATCAGAATCCCGCTACGAACGTCAATCTGAACGATATCTACGATGACAAACAGTGTTGCTCGCCAAAGTTGAGCGGCGCAAAGAAAGTTTTACCTGCGGTAGTACCTCAAGCGAGTGGGCCCAAGTCGAACGTGCCCTGCAACGGTCCGAGACCGATGCAAAACGGCGCGCAATTGGTTGTCAGGTTACCGGATCCCAGTAAAGTTACGACTGAAACGAGGGTATCAAAGTGA
- the LOC139808115 gene encoding uncharacterized protein, with translation MNGVIWSKTQKTFVPISSVPIFAMLQQERLKQSRALETHNFQLRNLTLTSYQDPHFLEFYDNDTKVTGLCGELWTLLSAKLNFTLQPIKSNETGLGASSKNHTIFEQGLLSIISRNETIAIPKVETYSVRRIAVDFTMPLWMNSHRLYIQHEIIHDSTWMAKVFSWKIWCFVLVMCLLLSICSFWSQIILARIGNNCRRSTISDHIFYTFGMICNQSYIPDVLIGRSRIFEVSLGLFCSILSMAFGALLFLYITKRINVIPPFNNLESLLTDTSYDVVILKGSIGDIAFKVNPNKPYTLVRRAKRVVVASTIEEMFKLTCIKGKKKYTALQGEDEYKARGQIECEVIPIGQSYFKMWVASGIARNFKYKRTIDLGILRLKEVGLWDELVDRWLTEKSQRLNNANVEAIGIDQVSLVILMMCCGMITAFIIFIIEKIVYAYQHRLS, from the exons ATGAACGGCGTGATTTGGAGTAAAACGCAGAAGACTTTCGTACCAATTTCCAGCGTGCCGATATTTGCCATGCTACAACAAGAACGTCTTAAACAAAGTCGAGCACTGGAAACCCACAATTTCCAATTGCGCAACTTGACTCTAACATCCTACCAG GATCCGCATTTCCTCGAATTTTACGATAACGATACGAAAGTTACAGGACTTTGCGGTGAATTGTGGACTCTTCTTTctgcaaaattgaattttac ATTACAGCCAATAAAATCAAATGAAACTGGCCTGGGTGCATCATCGAAAAACCATACCATTTTTGAGCAAGgattattaagtataatttcGCGCAATGAAACTATTGCGATTCCAAAAGTCGAAACTTACAGTGTTCGACGTATAGCTGTTGATTTTACAATGCCTTTATGGATGAACAG CCACCGATTATATATTCAACATGAGATAATACACGACAGCACATGGATGGCAAAAGTGTTCTCCTGGAAAATATGGTGCTTTGTATTGGTTATGTGTCTACTACTGAGCATATGTAGTTTTTGGTCACAAATTATTCTCGCACGGATCGGAAATAATTGCAGACGCTCGACCATTAGcgatcatattttttacaccTTTGGAATGATCTGCAATCAAA GCTATATTCCCGATGTTCTTATTGGAAGATCAAGAATATTTGAAGTATCGCTGGGCCTCTTTTGTTCTATATTGTCGATGGCATTTGGAGCTTTGTTATTcctttatataacaaaaaggATTAACGTTATACCGCCATTCAATAATCTAGAATCTCTGCTGACCGATACCTCATATGACGTTGTTATTTTGAAAGGTTCTATTGGAGATATCGCGTTTAAg GTAAACCCTAACAAACCTTATACACTGGTAAGAAGGGCAAAACGCGTCGTCGTTGCATCAACAATCGAGGAAATGTTTAAATTGACATGTATAAAAGGTAAAAAGAAGTATACCGCACTTCAAGGTGAAGACGAGTATAAAGCAAGAGGTCAAATTGAATGTGAGGTGATTCCAATTGGACAATCTTACTTCAAAATGTGGGTAGCTTCCGGCATTGCGAGGAATTTTAAGTACAAAAGGACCATCGACCTCGG GATACTCAGATTAAAGGAAGTTGGATTGTGGGATGAGTTAGTAGATCGTTGGTTAACGGAGAAAAGTCAGCGTCTTAATAATGCCAACGTAGAAGCGATTGGGATAGATCAAGTTTCtttagtaattttaatgatgtGCTGTGGAATGATAAcagcttttattattttcataattgaaaaaattgtatatgctTATCAACACAGGCTATCGTAA